TTAAAATCCTAGTTCGAAAAATCCTCTTAAAGCACCATTCTAACATCTGTCAAAGGTTATATAGAATTTTTATCTTAATGAGGATGAATGGTGGAATTATCACAATCTTACTCAGAGAAGTTGGCTACATGGGTCAAATCTCTCACGTTTAAAGATATACCCAATAAGGTTATTGAGAATATTAAACTTCGCTTCTTAGATACCATAGGTATCTGCTTAGCCTCATCCACGATGAGTTTTGCAAAGATCGTTGTAGATGTAGTGAAATCATGGGATGGTAAAGAAGAGAGTTCTTTGATCGGATTTCGAGGCAAATTACCCATGGTGAATGCTGCATTGGTCAACGGTCTGATGGCCCATGCTCTCGATTTTGATGATACACATACAGAAGCTGTAGTACATCCAAGCGCTATAGTAATACCCACAACACTCGCCGTTGGAGAGAAAGAATGTGTAGATGGAGAATCGGCTTTGGTAGCTGCTGCCGCAGGATATGAAATTGTCATCAGATTGGGGATGGTAGCACCATTTCAGTTCCATAAAAGGGGTCTCCATGCGACACCGATCGTTGGAACTTTCGCCGCTTCACTTATCGCTGGAAAGATCCTTGATCTAGATGTAGAGCAGATGGTTAACGCTATGGGGATTTGTGGCAGCATGGCTGCAGGACTTCAAGAGTTCGTTACAGATGGTACAGAGGTTAAGCAATTACATCCCGGATGGGCCAACCATTGTGGCATAGTAGCTGCCCAAATGGCTAGCAAAGGTTTTACAGGCCCTCGAACGGT
The DNA window shown above is from Nitrososphaerales archaeon and carries:
- a CDS encoding MmgE/PrpD family protein is translated as MVELSQSYSEKLATWVKSLTFKDIPNKVIENIKLRFLDTIGICLASSTMSFAKIVVDVVKSWDGKEESSLIGFRGKLPMVNAALVNGLMAHALDFDDTHTEAVVHPSAIVIPTTLAVGEKECVDGESALVAAAAGYEIVIRLGMVAPFQFHKRGLHATPIVGTFAASLIAGKILDLDVEQMVNAMGICGSMAAGLQEFVTDGTEVKQLHPGWANHCGIVAAQMASKGFTGPRTVLEGRFGIYRSYLGNGYNLERLCEDLGKNWEVLKTTFKFYPCCHILHSYMDCILHLRKEYGIEAEKVDEIQCFISKDAAKLVCEGKEIPLTPYHAKFSLPYTVALMLLKGECGIEDFSDEAIKNREILKLAKKVKWEEDPNSEFPKRFPGWVKIRMNDGNVYEHRVLNVRSSPENPLKYEDLMEKFYKNACRVLPPHHAKNIIELIESFERLNNLEDLMKKVSSIE